From one Thermus neutrinimicus genomic stretch:
- a CDS encoding nicotinamidase translates to MVEVPEIPRVEGLELPARETALMVVDMQNDFAHPQGALFVPDAPKSVPAIRLLLERARQAGAKVVYTQDWHREDDPEFQIWPRHAVAGTWGAEILEELRPEPGDLIIQKVRYDAFYGTPLDHYLHLWGVKHVVVTGTVANICVLHTAGSAALRWYRVVLPEDATSALTPFDLQAALRQVTFLYQGKVTRAEGVRFV, encoded by the coding sequence ATGGTAGAGGTTCCGGAAATCCCCAGGGTGGAAGGCCTGGAGCTTCCCGCCAGGGAAACCGCCTTGATGGTGGTGGACATGCAAAACGACTTCGCCCACCCGCAAGGAGCCCTTTTCGTGCCCGATGCCCCCAAAAGCGTTCCGGCCATCCGGCTTCTCCTGGAAAGGGCGCGGCAGGCGGGAGCCAAGGTGGTCTACACCCAAGACTGGCACCGGGAGGACGACCCCGAGTTCCAGATCTGGCCCCGGCATGCGGTGGCCGGCACCTGGGGAGCGGAGATCCTGGAGGAACTCCGCCCCGAGCCGGGGGACCTGATCATCCAAAAGGTGCGCTACGACGCCTTCTACGGCACCCCCTTGGACCACTACCTGCACCTTTGGGGGGTAAAGCACGTGGTGGTGACGGGCACGGTGGCCAACATCTGCGTGCTCCACACCGCTGGCTCCGCCGCCTTGCGCTGGTACCGGGTGGTCCTCCCGGAGGACGCCACCAGCGCCCTTACCCCCTTCGACCTCCAGGCGGCCTTGCGCCAGGTCACCTTCCTCTACCAGGGCAAGGTAACCCGGGCCGAAGGGGTGCGCTTTGTCTGA
- the metF gene encoding methylenetetrahydrofolate reductase [NAD(P)H], with product MKIRDLLKARKGPLFSFEFFPPKTPEGEEALFRTMEELKAFRPAFVSITYGAMGSTRERSVLWAKRILKLNLNPLAHLTVAGQSRQEVAEVLDRFVEAGVENILALRGDPPQGERAFRPHPEGFRYASELVAHIRARYGEELSVGGAAYPEGHPESGSLEADLRHFRAKVEAGLDFAITQLFFNNAHYFGFLERARRMGVEIPILPGIMPVTSYTQLRRFTEVCGASIPGPLLSKLERYQEDPKAILEIGVEHATRQVAELLEAGVEGVHFYTLNKSPATRMVLERLGYGPKP from the coding sequence ATGAAAATACGGGACCTCCTAAAGGCGCGCAAGGGGCCCCTTTTCTCCTTTGAGTTCTTCCCCCCCAAGACCCCGGAGGGGGAGGAAGCCCTTTTTCGCACCATGGAGGAGCTTAAGGCCTTCCGGCCCGCCTTTGTCTCCATCACCTACGGGGCCATGGGGAGCACCCGGGAAAGGAGCGTCCTTTGGGCGAAGCGGATCCTAAAGCTGAATCTAAACCCCCTTGCCCACCTCACCGTGGCCGGGCAAAGCCGGCAGGAGGTGGCGGAGGTCCTGGACCGCTTCGTGGAGGCGGGGGTGGAGAACATCCTGGCCCTTCGGGGGGATCCTCCCCAAGGGGAACGGGCCTTTAGACCCCATCCCGAGGGGTTCCGCTACGCTTCCGAGCTGGTGGCCCATATTCGCGCCCGCTACGGGGAGGAGCTCTCCGTGGGCGGGGCCGCCTACCCCGAGGGACATCCGGAAAGCGGGAGCCTCGAGGCCGACCTGCGCCACTTTAGGGCCAAGGTGGAGGCGGGGTTGGACTTTGCCATCACCCAGCTTTTCTTCAACAACGCCCACTACTTCGGTTTCCTGGAGAGGGCTAGGAGGATGGGCGTGGAGATCCCCATCCTCCCCGGCATCATGCCCGTCACCAGCTACACCCAGCTCCGCCGCTTCACCGAGGTCTGCGGGGCCAGCATCCCCGGGCCCCTTCTTTCCAAGTTGGAAAGGTACCAGGAGGATCCCAAGGCCATCCTGGAGATCGGGGTGGAGCACGCCACCCGCCAGGTGGCGGAGCTTTTGGAGGCCGGGGTGGAGGGAGTCCACTTCTACACCCTCAACAAAAGCCCCGCCACCCGCATGGTCCTGGAGAGGCTGGGCTATGGGCCGAAGCCCTAG
- a CDS encoding sulfite oxidase-like oxidoreductase, with amino-acid sequence MDRVPPGQVVTERFPILTYGEEPRVSPEEWRFSLFGLVEEAFSLTYPELLRLPQVEVTRDFHCVTRWSRLDVAWQGVRVRDLLLRAKPKPQAVAALVHSYGGYTTNLFLEDLLREDVLLAHTLFGRPLPLERGGPVRLVVPHLYAWKSAKWVRGIELLDRLELGFWEKLGYHFRGDPWREERFQEGPIPAASLRFGSRKGGGEG; translated from the coding sequence ATGGACAGAGTCCCCCCGGGCCAGGTGGTCACGGAGCGGTTCCCCATCCTCACCTATGGGGAGGAGCCCAGGGTCTCCCCCGAGGAGTGGCGTTTTTCCCTCTTCGGCTTGGTGGAGGAGGCCTTTAGCCTCACCTACCCGGAGCTCCTCCGCCTGCCCCAGGTGGAGGTAACCCGGGACTTCCACTGCGTCACCCGCTGGAGCCGCCTGGATGTGGCCTGGCAGGGGGTGCGGGTGAGGGATCTTTTGCTGAGGGCTAAGCCCAAGCCCCAGGCGGTGGCCGCCTTGGTCCACAGCTACGGGGGCTACACCACCAACCTCTTCCTGGAGGACCTCCTGCGGGAGGATGTCCTCCTCGCCCATACCCTTTTCGGCAGGCCCCTGCCTTTGGAGCGGGGTGGGCCGGTGCGCCTTGTGGTGCCCCACCTCTACGCCTGGAAAAGCGCCAAGTGGGTGCGGGGCATTGAGCTTTTGGACCGCTTGGAGCTGGGTTTTTGGGAAAAGCTGGGCTACCACTTCCGGGGCGACCCCTGGCGGGAGGAGCGCTTTCAGGAAGGCCCTATCCCTGCGGCAAGCCTGAGGTTTGGAAGCCGGAAAGGAGGGGGGGAGGGATGA
- the crcB gene encoding fluoride efflux transporter CrcB, with protein sequence MERYLLVALGGALGSLLRYGLGAWVQALTGPSFPYSTLLINALGSFLIGVVIRLSLEGALSGEGRLFLAVGVLGGFTTFSTFTYETLALIQDGEAWRALLYVFFSVFLGLFLVLLGYRLGGALVA encoded by the coding sequence GTGGAGCGGTATCTCCTGGTGGCCTTGGGGGGAGCCTTGGGCTCCCTCCTACGCTATGGGCTTGGGGCCTGGGTACAAGCCCTTACCGGGCCCAGCTTCCCCTATAGCACCCTCTTGATCAACGCCCTGGGCAGTTTCCTCATCGGCGTGGTGATCCGCCTGTCCCTGGAGGGGGCCCTCTCCGGGGAAGGGCGGCTTTTCCTGGCGGTGGGGGTCTTGGGGGGGTTTACCACCTTCTCCACCTTTACCTACGAGACCCTGGCCCTCATCCAGGACGGCGAGGCCTGGAGGGCCTTGTTGTACGTGTTTTTCAGTGTCTTCCTGGGCCTTTTCCTGGTGCTTCTGGGCTACCGCCTGGGCGGGGCCCTGGTAGCCTAG
- a CDS encoding YqeG family HAD IIIA-type phosphatase, producing MLFPRAVLPSLLHLTPKWLEERGLRGVILDLDNTLLPYGEEEPLPEHRAWLEALKAEVPIYLLSNALPDRFARIQGRLGLPGHAPALKPWLGFKRALRALGLPPKEVAVVGDQIFTDVLGGNLVGAYTVLVPPLREREFFYTRFIRMLETPFRKPRGGLG from the coding sequence ATGCTCTTTCCCCGGGCGGTCCTGCCCTCCCTCCTCCACCTAACCCCCAAGTGGCTCGAGGAACGGGGCCTTCGGGGGGTGATCCTGGACCTGGACAACACCCTCCTGCCCTACGGGGAAGAGGAGCCCTTGCCCGAGCACCGGGCCTGGCTGGAGGCCTTAAAGGCCGAGGTCCCCATTTACCTTCTCTCCAACGCCCTCCCTGACCGCTTCGCCCGGATCCAAGGAAGGCTCGGCCTTCCCGGCCACGCCCCAGCCCTCAAGCCCTGGCTCGGGTTTAAAAGGGCCCTGAGGGCCCTGGGCCTTCCTCCCAAGGAGGTGGCGGTGGTGGGGGATCAGATCTTCACCGATGTCCTTGGGGGCAACCTGGTGGGAGCCTACACGGTTTTGGTACCCCCCTTGCGGGAAAGGGAATTCTTTTACACCCGATTCATACGGATGCTGGAGACTCCGTTTAGGAAGCCACGGGGAGGATTGGGATGA
- a CDS encoding DUF4395 family protein: MKTDRNQLRFNQVLLTLLLPLAALLDLSLLVYLLFLLMVSQHTPWDLMVALKRVLGIPARLVEEDPRPHRFARTLGAVFLALSSLFLLLGLKGVGYALALLVAFLAFINLAFGFCLGCFLYLHLRYARALFTGK, translated from the coding sequence ATGAAGACGGACCGGAACCAGCTCCGCTTCAACCAGGTTCTCCTCACCCTTCTTCTGCCCCTGGCGGCGCTTTTGGACCTGTCCCTTTTGGTCTATCTCCTCTTCCTCCTCATGGTAAGCCAGCACACCCCCTGGGATCTGATGGTGGCCCTGAAGCGGGTCCTGGGCATCCCAGCCAGGCTGGTGGAGGAGGACCCCAGGCCCCACCGCTTTGCCCGTACCTTAGGGGCGGTGTTTTTGGCGCTTTCCTCCCTCTTCCTCCTTCTCGGGCTCAAGGGGGTGGGGTACGCCTTGGCCCTTTTGGTGGCCTTCCTAGCCTTCATCAACCTGGCCTTCGGCTTCTGCCTGGGCTGCTTCCTCTACCTGCACCTGCGCTACGCCCGGGCCCTTTTCACCGGGAAATAG
- the ribH gene encoding 6,7-dimethyl-8-ribityllumazine synthase, whose amino-acid sequence MKPKTLSPILTAKGVRLAIAVGRFNERVTKLLLEGALEAYARLGGDPAEVLVAWVPGSFELPLVAKRLALRPDVDAVVALGAVVRGETPHFEYVAAQAASGLMQAMLQTEKPIVFGVLTTNTPEEAQERAGGKAGNKGAEAVFTAIEMVRLLEAISR is encoded by the coding sequence ATGAAGCCCAAGACCCTCTCCCCCATCCTCACCGCCAAGGGGGTGCGCCTGGCCATCGCCGTGGGCCGGTTCAACGAGCGGGTGACCAAGTTGCTCTTGGAAGGGGCCCTCGAGGCCTACGCCCGCCTGGGCGGGGACCCCGCTGAGGTCCTGGTGGCCTGGGTGCCGGGTTCCTTTGAGCTCCCCCTGGTGGCCAAGCGCCTGGCCCTCCGCCCCGACGTGGATGCGGTGGTGGCCCTAGGGGCCGTGGTGCGGGGGGAAACCCCCCACTTTGAGTACGTGGCCGCCCAGGCCGCTTCTGGCCTCATGCAAGCCATGCTTCAGACGGAAAAGCCCATCGTCTTCGGCGTCCTCACCACCAACACCCCGGAGGAGGCCCAAGAAAGAGCCGGGGGCAAAGCGGGGAACAAGGGAGCCGAGGCGGTGTTCACCGCCATCGAGATGGTGCGCCTTCTGGAGGCTATTTCCCGGTGA
- a CDS encoding histidinol-phosphatase HisJ family protein has translation MVDSHVHTPLCGHAQGAPGEYLFYARKAGLEGLVFTDHSPMPSWYDPMSRMRLEALPFYLLALERVREDHPDLYVGIGLEADFHEGTEEFVRTLLKGYPFDYVIGSVHYLGAWPLDHPDHQEEYTWRDLKEIFQAYFQEVEKAAKSGLFHAIGHLDLPKKFGHHLPEEALAELAEPALRAIAEEGLFLDVNTAGLRNPAQEIYPAPALLRRARELGIGVVLGSDAHRPEQVGYAFPEAVALLLDLGYWEAHYFQGGKPLAYPLSRAS, from the coding sequence ATGGTGGATAGCCACGTGCACACCCCTCTCTGCGGCCATGCCCAGGGAGCTCCAGGGGAGTACCTGTTTTACGCCCGGAAAGCGGGGCTAGAGGGCCTGGTCTTCACCGACCACAGCCCCATGCCCTCCTGGTACGATCCCATGAGCCGCATGCGCCTCGAGGCCCTTCCCTTTTACCTCCTGGCCCTGGAAAGGGTCCGGGAGGATCACCCCGACCTTTACGTGGGGATCGGCCTCGAGGCCGACTTCCACGAGGGCACGGAGGAGTTCGTGCGGACCCTGCTTAAAGGCTACCCCTTCGACTACGTGATCGGCAGCGTCCACTACCTGGGGGCCTGGCCCCTGGACCACCCCGACCACCAGGAGGAGTACACCTGGCGGGACCTGAAGGAAATCTTCCAGGCCTACTTCCAGGAGGTGGAAAAGGCTGCAAAAAGCGGCCTCTTTCACGCCATCGGCCACCTGGACCTCCCCAAGAAGTTCGGCCACCACCTTCCGGAGGAGGCCCTGGCGGAGCTGGCCGAGCCCGCCCTTAGGGCCATAGCGGAGGAGGGGCTTTTCCTGGATGTGAACACCGCCGGCCTAAGGAACCCGGCCCAGGAGATCTACCCAGCCCCCGCCCTCCTACGGCGGGCCCGGGAGCTCGGCATCGGGGTGGTCCTGGGCTCCGATGCCCACCGGCCAGAGCAGGTGGGGTACGCCTTCCCTGAAGCGGTGGCACTTTTGCTGGACCTGGGGTATTGGGAAGCCCACTACTTCCAAGGGGGAAAGCCCTTAGCCTACCCCTTGTCCAGGGCCTCATAA
- a CDS encoding DUF190 domain-containing protein yields the protein MKLEGEAKLLRIFVGESDRHGGRPLYEAIVLEAKRQGLAGATVFKGFMGFGAHSRIHTAKVLQLSEDLPVMIEIVDTEERIRAFLPVLEGMVKEGLVTLEKVEVIRYRSR from the coding sequence ATGAAGCTGGAAGGGGAGGCTAAGCTCCTGCGCATCTTCGTGGGGGAGTCGGACCGGCATGGGGGGAGGCCCCTCTATGAGGCCATCGTCCTCGAGGCCAAGCGCCAGGGCCTGGCTGGGGCCACGGTGTTTAAGGGCTTCATGGGTTTCGGCGCCCACTCCCGCATCCACACCGCCAAGGTGCTCCAGCTTTCCGAGGACCTGCCCGTCATGATCGAGATCGTGGACACGGAGGAGAGGATCCGGGCCTTTCTGCCCGTCCTGGAGGGGATGGTTAAGGAAGGCCTGGTCACCTTGGAGAAGGTGGAGGTGATCCGCTACCGAAGCCGGTAG
- the pgeF gene encoding peptidoglycan editing factor PgeF, with translation MVSLLTTPLPVPHGFTTRLGGVSQGPFQSLNLSAATGDDPERVAENQRRVLSLFGYPPVAGLKQVHGTEIHLVEGPGVWEGDGLLTQTPGLLLRVGVADCYPLLLYHPEGAVAALHAGWRGVVGGILPRGLELLERLGLDPEQAHLAIGPGIGGRCYQVGEEVAERFAQAGLDTFTPDPDAPGRYLLDLERALLLQAERAGLLPQRIYRVGLCTHCEPTLFSHRRDQGKTGRMWGLVMLPR, from the coding sequence ATGGTTTCCCTCCTCACCACTCCCCTACCCGTACCCCATGGCTTCACCACCCGCCTGGGCGGGGTTTCGCAAGGCCCCTTCCAAAGCCTGAATCTCTCCGCGGCCACCGGGGATGACCCCGAACGGGTGGCCGAGAACCAAAGGCGGGTCCTCTCCCTCTTTGGCTACCCTCCGGTGGCGGGGCTCAAGCAGGTGCACGGCACGGAGATCCACCTGGTGGAAGGCCCTGGGGTTTGGGAAGGGGATGGCCTCCTCACCCAGACCCCTGGACTCCTCCTCCGGGTAGGGGTGGCGGACTGCTACCCCCTTCTGCTTTACCACCCCGAAGGGGCAGTGGCGGCCCTGCATGCCGGCTGGCGGGGGGTGGTGGGGGGCATCCTGCCTCGAGGCTTAGAGCTCCTAGAAAGGCTGGGGCTGGATCCGGAGCAGGCCCACCTGGCCATCGGCCCCGGCATCGGGGGCCGGTGCTACCAGGTGGGGGAGGAGGTGGCGGAGAGGTTTGCCCAAGCGGGTCTAGACACCTTCACCCCAGACCCCGACGCCCCCGGCAGGTACCTTTTGGACCTGGAAAGGGCCCTCCTCCTCCAGGCGGAAAGGGCGGGGCTCCTTCCGCAAAGGATCTACCGGGTAGGCCTCTGCACCCACTGCGAGCCCACCCTCTTCTCCCACCGCCGCGACCAGGGGAAGACGGGGCGGATGTGGGGGCTCGTCATGCTCCCCCGTTAA
- a CDS encoding MBL fold metallo-hydrolase: MRIVPFGAAREVTGSCHLLLAEGRRLLLDCGMFQGREEEKNHAPFGFDPQAVEAVVLTHAHLDHVGRLPKLFREGYRGPVYATQATFLLMEIVLQDALKVMEAPFFHEGDVEEALRHVRLLEYGEWLRLGDLTLTLGQAGHLPGSAFVVVQGEGKTLVYSGDLGNRQKTVLPDPSLPPKADLVLCEGTYGDRPHRSFAATVGEFLEILERTLGQGGKVFIPSFAVERAQEILFLLYENGHLLPEAPIYLDSPMAERVLNLYPRLVRYFSEEVQAYFLSGRNPFRPRELRVVESVEESKALDREPGPMVIVAGSGMLTGGRILHHLKHGLSDPKNALVFVGYQPRGGLGAEIIQRPQRIRILGQEVPLRASVHTLGGFSGHAGQDELLDWLEGQPQVALVHGEEEKLGELERLLTQRGQAAHLATFGEALEV; this comes from the coding sequence ATGCGCATCGTACCTTTTGGCGCAGCTCGGGAGGTTACGGGAAGCTGCCACCTCCTCTTGGCCGAGGGCAGACGGCTCCTCCTGGACTGCGGCATGTTCCAGGGGCGTGAGGAGGAGAAGAACCACGCCCCCTTTGGCTTTGACCCCCAGGCGGTGGAGGCCGTGGTCCTCACCCACGCCCACCTGGACCACGTGGGCCGGCTGCCCAAGCTTTTCCGGGAGGGGTATAGGGGGCCGGTCTACGCCACCCAGGCCACCTTCTTGTTGATGGAAATCGTCCTCCAGGACGCCCTCAAGGTCATGGAAGCCCCCTTCTTCCACGAGGGGGATGTGGAGGAGGCTCTCCGCCACGTGCGCCTCCTCGAGTATGGGGAATGGCTTCGGCTGGGGGACCTCACCCTCACCTTGGGCCAGGCGGGGCACCTTCCGGGAAGCGCCTTTGTGGTGGTCCAAGGAGAGGGGAAGACCCTGGTCTATAGCGGGGATCTGGGCAACAGGCAAAAGACCGTCCTCCCCGACCCCTCCCTGCCTCCCAAGGCAGACCTGGTGCTCTGTGAGGGCACCTACGGGGACCGGCCCCACCGCTCCTTCGCCGCCACGGTGGGGGAGTTTTTGGAAATCTTAGAACGAACCCTGGGCCAAGGCGGCAAGGTCTTCATCCCCTCCTTCGCCGTGGAGCGTGCCCAGGAAATCCTCTTTCTCCTCTACGAAAACGGACACCTTTTGCCCGAGGCGCCCATCTACCTGGACTCCCCCATGGCCGAGCGGGTCCTCAACCTTTATCCCCGGCTGGTGCGCTACTTCAGCGAGGAGGTCCAGGCCTACTTCCTATCGGGGCGGAACCCCTTCCGCCCCCGGGAGCTTCGGGTGGTGGAAAGTGTGGAGGAATCCAAGGCCTTAGACCGCGAGCCCGGCCCCATGGTGATCGTCGCGGGAAGCGGAATGCTCACCGGGGGGCGGATCCTCCACCACCTGAAGCACGGCCTTTCCGATCCTAAGAACGCCTTGGTCTTCGTGGGCTACCAGCCTCGAGGAGGCCTGGGAGCCGAGATCATCCAAAGACCCCAGCGCATCCGTATCCTGGGGCAGGAAGTGCCCCTTAGGGCCAGCGTGCACACCCTGGGCGGCTTCTCGGGGCATGCGGGGCAGGATGAACTTTTGGACTGGCTGGAAGGGCAGCCCCAGGTGGCCCTGGTGCACGGGGAGGAGGAAAAGCTAGGGGAGCTGGAGCGGCTTCTTACCCAGCGGGGCCAGGCGGCCCACTTGGCCACCTTCGGGGAGGCCCTGGAGGTCTAG